The Juglans regia cultivar Chandler chromosome 2, Walnut 2.0, whole genome shotgun sequence genome includes a window with the following:
- the LOC109020632 gene encoding uncharacterized protein LOC109020632, whose protein sequence is MAVPADDKTLNFQDELSFPILLAARVIKSAQEAESSKQECSDLAMQVERLSSMLRSTVRLAAVSTHPLYERPVRRIVADVAKNLERALTLIRKCKHSGVLRQVFSITTTADFRKVSNLLESSIGDMKWLLSIFDSDGTNLSLPPIASNDPILAWVWSYIATIQMGQLKDRTDAAKELASLADDNDRNKKMIVEEGGIAPLLKLLKEGASAEAQIAAATALSNIATDKERVISIVQNPGVPIIVHVLGDSSTRVQIPVANLVARMAELYPEAQEEFARENATRPLVSTLSMGAVLDDPKLHLGKTTFHSLVQINKELTKNGKAPSINDHNNSSSLLGRSQSSSTHYDGSSRGGHYNRKEREWETESPEVKLKVKVNCAEALWKLSKGSLVNSKKIAETKGLLCLAKIIEVERGDLQLNCLMTVMEIAAVAASNSDLRRAAFKTNSPPAKAVFDQLLRVTQEGSSPRLQVPAIRAIGFLARTFPASWERRIIRPLVVQLGNNNVDVATEAAVALGKFVSPENFNCVEHSKAVIEFDGIPPLMKLLEIQEQGPRMHGVVLLCYLALQVSNNKALEQAEALKALEDAARPVIAQNPGLRDLFAKAIHQLTVYQDAAYPHRQPSAT, encoded by the coding sequence ATGGCTGTCCCTGCTGACGACAAGACGCTCAATTTCCAAGATGAGCTCTCTTTTCCAATTCTGCTTGCGGCCCGAGTCATCAAGTCCGCCCAAGAAGCAGAATCCTCCAAGCAGGAATGCTCCGACCTCGCCATGCAAGTCGAACGCCTCTCCAGTATGCTCCGCTCCACCGTCCGACTCGCCGCCGTGTCCACCCATCCACTATACGAGCGACCCGTCCGTCGGATCGTCGCCGACGTGGCCAAGAATCTTGAGCGAGCCCTCACTCTCATCCGCAAGTGCAAGCACAGCGGGGTTCTCCGCCAGGTGTTCTCCATCACCACCACCGCCGACTTCCGGAAGGTCTCCAACCTTTTGGAGTCTTCCATCGGAGACATGAAATGGCTCTTATCGATATTTGACTCCGACGGGACCAATCTCTCGCTCCCTCCCATCGCAAGCAACGACCCTATTCTCGCCTGGGTCTGGTCCTACATCGCCACCATCCAGATGGGCCAGCTCAAGGATCGTACCGACGCCGCCAAAGAGCTCGCTTCGCTGGCCGACGACAACGACCGCAACAAGAAGATGATCGTGGAAGAGGGAGGGATTGCCCCCTTGCTCAAACTCCTCAAGGAGGGCGCGTCCGCCGAGGCCCAAATCGCTGCCGCCACCGCTCTCTCCAACATCGCCACGGACAAGGAGAGGGTCATTTCCATTGTCCAGAACCCCGGGGTTCCGATCATTGTGCATGTCCTCGGTGACTCGTCGACGAGGGTTCAGATTCCGGTGGCGAATCTGGTGGCGCGGATGGCCGAACTGTACCCGGAGGCGCAGGAGGAGTTTGCGCGGGAAAACGCGACGAGGCCGCTTGTGTCGACGCTGTCGATGGGTGCGGTTCTGGATGATCCGAAGCTTCATTTGGGTAAGACCACCTTCCACTCCCTTGTTCAAATTAACAAAGAGTTAACTAAAAATGGCAAAGCACCATCAATAAACGATCATAATAATTCTTCATCATTGTTGGGTCGCTCTCAATCGAGTTCTACTCACTACGATGGGAGTAGCAGAGGCGGGCATTATAATAGGAAGGAGAGGGAGTGGGAGACTGAATCACCCGAGGTGAAACTTAAGGTCAAGGTCAATTGCGCCGAGGCTTTGTGGAAATTGTCCAAAGGGAGTTTGGTAAATAGCAAGAAAATTGCGGAGACAAAAGGGTTGCTTTGCTTGGCGAAGATTATTGAGGTTGAGAGAGGAGATTTGCAACTCAATTGCTTGATGACCGTGATGGAGATAGCGGCAGTGGCGGCATCCAATTCTGACCTCAGGCGAGCGGCTTTCAAGACTAATTCGCCACCTGCAAAAGCTGTATTCGATCAGCTTTTGAGGGTAACTCAAGAAGGGAGTAGTCCCAGATTGCAAGTTCCTGCCATCAGAGCAATTGGGTTTTTGGCTCGGACTTTCCCTGCAAGCTGGGAGAGACGGATAATTAGGCCTTTGGTTGTGCAGCTTGGTAACAATAATGTGGACGTGGCAACGGAGGCTGCTGTTGCATTGGGGAAATTCGTGTCCCCAGAGAACTTCAATTGTGTAGAGCATTCGAAGGCGGTTATAGAGTTTGATGGGATTCCACCCCTAATGAAGTTGTTGGAAATTCAAGAACAGGGGCCTCGTATGCACGGAGTCGTGTTGTTGTGTTACCTTGCTTTGCAAGTTAGCAACAACAAAGCTCTTGAACAAGCAGAGGCGTTGAAGGCTCTTGAGGATGCTGCCCGTCCTGTTATTGCTCAAAATCCTGGTTTGAGGGATCTGTTTGCCAAGGCCATACACCAACTCACTGTTTATCAGGATGCAGCTTATCCGCACAGACAACCTTCAGCAACTTAA